From Myotis daubentonii chromosome 15, mMyoDau2.1, whole genome shotgun sequence, one genomic window encodes:
- the ACD gene encoding adrenocortical dysplasia protein homolog isoform X2, with translation MARLRSVVLRPWIRELVLGLERLSSPRAGQLLQVLQEAEAEAPGPSCAPDTSDVGAALLVSDGTHSVRCLVTRETLDAADWEEKEFGFRGAEGRLLLLQDCEVRVQVAEGSAPAEFYLQVHRFSLMPTEQPRDWVIGCNQDPDVQKKLKDCLAEHLSESASSNAGLSLTQLLDEVQEEEAHQGALVRLAESCLMLSGPCTAPPLTRWATSSHLAMGEAVYTVPSLWLHISEDDQQVLNSLGADQRTQGPELPPPDPALQDLSLTLSSSLSSLSSSGNPALCSHMSSQESSASVSLLPALSLAAPDTGQKGSSQSQPAICSTPHPLPPSSPHPSHITNSPLLSCTPSLSPLGHIPNSHQADVTRPQPQKPRLEFKELGLPPKNWQHSPRIRTTEGVLESSPVWDPPKKHRDGSAFQYKYAPPCTSLCAQVQAARLPPQLLAWALHFLMEPQPESEQTQV, from the exons ATGGCGAGGTTGAGGAGCGTGGTCCTGCGGCCGTGGATTCGAGAGTTGGTCCTGGGCTTAGAGAGACTCTCAAGCCCACGGGCCGGGCAGCTGCTTCAG GTGCTGCAGGAGGCAGAAGCCGAGGCCCCAGGCCCGTCCTGCGCCCCTGACACATCTGATGTCGGGGCCGCGCTGCTTGTGTCCGACGGGACCCACAGCGTCCGGTGCCTGGTGACGCGGGAAACTCTGGACGCCGCGGACTG GGAAGAGAAGGAATTTGGTTTCCGAGGGGCTGAAggccggctgctgctgctgcaagaCTGTGAGGTCCGAGTCCAAGTGGCAGAGGGCAGCGCG CCCGCGGAGTTCTACCTGCAGGTGCACCGCTTCAGCCTAATGCCCACGGAGCAGCCCCGGGATTGGGTGATTGGTTG CAACCAGGACCCAGATGTGCAGAAGAAGCTCAAAGACTGCCTCGC GGAGCACCTTTCAGAGTCAGCCTCCTCCAATGCAG GCCTTTCACTGACCCAACTTCTGGATGAGGTGCAGGAAGAAGAGGCGCATCAGGGGGCACTAGTGCGCCTGGCTGAGAGCTGTCTGATGCTGTCAGGCCCTTGCACGGCACCCCCGCTCACCCGCTGGGCCACCTCCAGCCACTTGGCCATG GGAGAAGCTGTGTACACTGTCCCCAGCCTATGGCTACACATCTCTGAAGATGACCAGCAAGTCCTGAACTCTCTGGGCGCAGATCAGAGGACACAGG GCCCTGAGTTGCCCCCACCAGACCCCGCTCTTCAGGACCTGTCGCTGACCCTGTCCTCCTCGCTTTCCTCACTCAGTTCCTCAG GAAACCCTGCCTTATGCAGCCACATGTCATCACAGGAAAGCAGTGCCAGCGTCAGCCTTCTGCCTGCCCTATCCTTGGCTGCTCCAGACACAGGGCAGAAGGGCAGCTCCCAGTCCCAGCCAGCCATCTgctcaaccccccaccccctgccccctagCTCCCCACATCCCAGCCATATAACCAACTCCCCACTCCTGAGTTGTACCCCAAGTCTGTCACCTCTTGGTCACATCCCCAATTCACATCAGGCCGATGTgaccaggccccagccccagaaACCTAGACTGGAGTTCAAGGAACTAGGGTTGCCCCCCAAGAACTGGCAGCATTCTCCAAGGATAAGAACCACCGAGGGAGTCCTGGAGTCCAGTCCTGTCTGG GACCCACCAAAGAAGCATCGTGATGGTTCCGCCTTCCAATATAAGTACGCTCCACCCTGCACGTCCCTCTGTGCCCAGGTCCAAGCTGCCAG gctccctccccagctcctggcctggGCCTTGCATTTTCTGATGGAGCCACAGCCGGAATCTGAGCAAACCCAGGTGTGA
- the ACD gene encoding adrenocortical dysplasia protein homolog isoform X1, whose amino-acid sequence MARLRSVVLRPWIRELVLGLERLSSPRAGQLLQVLQEAEAEAPGPSCAPDTSDVGAALLVSDGTHSVRCLVTRETLDAADWEEKEFGFRGAEGRLLLLQDCEVRVQVAEGSAPAEFYLQVHRFSLMPTEQPRDWVIGCNQDPDVQKKLKDCLAEHLSESASSNAGKWGLILTLCRVTFQLSPPAPLVSLFPTHPTLIFKLQPNPAPLTLGLSLTQLLDEVQEEEAHQGALVRLAESCLMLSGPCTAPPLTRWATSSHLAMGEAVYTVPSLWLHISEDDQQVLNSLGADQRTQGPELPPPDPALQDLSLTLSSSLSSLSSSGNPALCSHMSSQESSASVSLLPALSLAAPDTGQKGSSQSQPAICSTPHPLPPSSPHPSHITNSPLLSCTPSLSPLGHIPNSHQADVTRPQPQKPRLEFKELGLPPKNWQHSPRIRTTEGVLESSPVWDPPKKHRDGSAFQYKYAPPCTSLCAQVQAARLPPQLLAWALHFLMEPQPESEQTQV is encoded by the exons ATGGCGAGGTTGAGGAGCGTGGTCCTGCGGCCGTGGATTCGAGAGTTGGTCCTGGGCTTAGAGAGACTCTCAAGCCCACGGGCCGGGCAGCTGCTTCAG GTGCTGCAGGAGGCAGAAGCCGAGGCCCCAGGCCCGTCCTGCGCCCCTGACACATCTGATGTCGGGGCCGCGCTGCTTGTGTCCGACGGGACCCACAGCGTCCGGTGCCTGGTGACGCGGGAAACTCTGGACGCCGCGGACTG GGAAGAGAAGGAATTTGGTTTCCGAGGGGCTGAAggccggctgctgctgctgcaagaCTGTGAGGTCCGAGTCCAAGTGGCAGAGGGCAGCGCG CCCGCGGAGTTCTACCTGCAGGTGCACCGCTTCAGCCTAATGCCCACGGAGCAGCCCCGGGATTGGGTGATTGGTTG CAACCAGGACCCAGATGTGCAGAAGAAGCTCAAAGACTGCCTCGC GGAGCACCTTTCAGAGTCAGCCTCCTCCAATGCAGGTAAGTGGGGGTTGATCCTAACTCTCTGTAGAGTGACTTTCCAGCTATCACCTCCTGCTCCTTTAGTAagcctcttccccacccaccCTACCCTTATCTTCAAACTTCAGCCCAACCCTGCCCCCCTGACTCTAGGCCTTTCACTGACCCAACTTCTGGATGAGGTGCAGGAAGAAGAGGCGCATCAGGGGGCACTAGTGCGCCTGGCTGAGAGCTGTCTGATGCTGTCAGGCCCTTGCACGGCACCCCCGCTCACCCGCTGGGCCACCTCCAGCCACTTGGCCATG GGAGAAGCTGTGTACACTGTCCCCAGCCTATGGCTACACATCTCTGAAGATGACCAGCAAGTCCTGAACTCTCTGGGCGCAGATCAGAGGACACAGG GCCCTGAGTTGCCCCCACCAGACCCCGCTCTTCAGGACCTGTCGCTGACCCTGTCCTCCTCGCTTTCCTCACTCAGTTCCTCAG GAAACCCTGCCTTATGCAGCCACATGTCATCACAGGAAAGCAGTGCCAGCGTCAGCCTTCTGCCTGCCCTATCCTTGGCTGCTCCAGACACAGGGCAGAAGGGCAGCTCCCAGTCCCAGCCAGCCATCTgctcaaccccccaccccctgccccctagCTCCCCACATCCCAGCCATATAACCAACTCCCCACTCCTGAGTTGTACCCCAAGTCTGTCACCTCTTGGTCACATCCCCAATTCACATCAGGCCGATGTgaccaggccccagccccagaaACCTAGACTGGAGTTCAAGGAACTAGGGTTGCCCCCCAAGAACTGGCAGCATTCTCCAAGGATAAGAACCACCGAGGGAGTCCTGGAGTCCAGTCCTGTCTGG GACCCACCAAAGAAGCATCGTGATGGTTCCGCCTTCCAATATAAGTACGCTCCACCCTGCACGTCCCTCTGTGCCCAGGTCCAAGCTGCCAG gctccctccccagctcctggcctggGCCTTGCATTTTCTGATGGAGCCACAGCCGGAATCTGAGCAAACCCAGGTGTGA